From Sandaracinaceae bacterium, the proteins below share one genomic window:
- a CDS encoding heavy metal-associated domain-containing protein, translating into MRGIATLALSLLALVACGEPGAVAPTSAATPSEASEAAPDPRDAVARLSVDGMVCEGCANAARACLEGIEGVHYVDLSFADAQATVRYDPTVVEPSAMVAALADVDRGEAPPLRTQVLEAPEEPEAAGGGDGP; encoded by the coding sequence ATGAGGGGCATCGCGACGCTGGCGTTATCGCTCCTCGCGCTCGTCGCGTGCGGCGAGCCGGGAGCGGTGGCCCCGACGAGCGCGGCGACCCCCTCCGAGGCTTCCGAGGCAGCGCCGGATCCGAGAGACGCAGTCGCACGGCTGAGCGTCGATGGCATGGTCTGCGAGGGCTGTGCGAACGCGGCGCGGGCGTGTCTCGAGGGCATCGAGGGCGTCCACTACGTGGATCTGAGCTTCGCCGACGCGCAAGCGACTGTGCGCTACGACCCGACGGTCGTGGAGCCCTCGGCGATGGTCGCCGCGCTCGCGGACGTCGACCGCGGCGAGGCGCCGCCGCTCCGCACGCAGGTGCTGGAAGCGCCGGAGGAACCCGAGGCTGCGGGCGGTGGAGACGGGCCGTGA
- a CDS encoding TetR/AcrR family transcriptional regulator, translating into MRPKDADSAVTYDAIVRAALDVLSEGGDLEQLSLRRVGARAGVSLGAIQYYFVNKDSLLEACLDDYYVRLSAEARALVAEALRDPASGMVIERAARRLYRFVRREATLTQLRVSTNARRGELHTERQAEYLGALIQEAAQSLIPRGMDEVDLRLTIQGMASMIVRLALLSNAEVEQLTGLDETEARARVETFVVRAAHRLVGVTTSEGPPG; encoded by the coding sequence GTGCGACCCAAGGACGCGGATTCCGCTGTGACCTACGACGCGATCGTTCGCGCGGCGCTCGATGTGTTGTCCGAGGGGGGCGACCTCGAGCAGCTCTCGCTGCGAAGAGTCGGCGCCCGGGCGGGGGTCAGCCTGGGCGCCATCCAATACTACTTTGTCAACAAAGACAGTTTGCTCGAGGCGTGTTTAGACGACTACTATGTTCGCCTGAGCGCGGAGGCGCGCGCGCTCGTCGCGGAGGCGCTGCGCGATCCGGCCTCGGGGATGGTGATCGAGCGAGCGGCTCGCCGGCTCTATCGGTTCGTGCGTCGCGAGGCGACCCTCACCCAGCTCCGGGTGAGCACCAACGCCCGGCGCGGCGAGCTTCACACCGAACGGCAGGCCGAGTACCTTGGCGCGCTCATCCAGGAGGCGGCGCAGAGCCTCATCCCGCGCGGGATGGACGAGGTCGACTTGCGCCTGACCATTCAGGGCATGGCCTCCATGATCGTGCGGCTGGCGTTGCTCTCCAACGCCGAAGTGGAGCAGCTCACCGGCCTCGACGAGACGGAGGCGCGGGCTCGCGTCGAGACATTCGTGGTCCGAGCGGCCCATCGCCTCGTGGGAGTGACGACGAGCGAAGGCCCGCCAGGTTGA
- a CDS encoding MerR family DNA-binding protein → MTEPSTLKIGELARAADVGVETIRYYERRGLLAQPPRRTSGYRQYPPGAVRRVRFIRRAQTLGFTLKEIEELLALRVDDDRSCADVRALARAKLEDIERRVAELQQMGRALERVARRCRGRGPTSECPILEVLDEEEVANAEG, encoded by the coding sequence GTGACCGAACCGAGCACGCTGAAGATCGGGGAGCTGGCGCGCGCCGCTGATGTAGGGGTCGAGACGATTCGGTACTACGAGCGGCGCGGCCTTCTCGCTCAGCCCCCACGACGAACGTCTGGATACCGGCAGTACCCTCCGGGGGCCGTGCGGCGCGTGCGGTTCATCCGCCGCGCGCAGACCCTGGGCTTCACCCTCAAGGAGATCGAGGAGCTGCTCGCCCTTCGCGTCGACGACGACCGCTCGTGCGCAGACGTCCGCGCGCTCGCGCGGGCGAAGCTCGAGGATATCGAGCGGCGCGTGGCCGAGCTGCAGCAGATGGGGCGCGCGCTCGAGCGGGTCGCTCGCCGGTGTCGCGGGCGCGGCCCCACGAGCGAGTGCCCGATTCTCGAGGTTCTCGACGAAGAGGAGGTGGCCAATGCCGAAGGTTGA
- a CDS encoding tyrosine-type recombinase/integrase has protein sequence MSGGDVATWLERIELDPPPLAPLAAVRPDQHPAWVYLASLSEGSRPAMRSALEAAAAILSGGVLDAGRFPWSELRYPHLQLLRARLAERYAPKTTNRYLSAVRGVLRAAWRLGYIDTDTLHRACDVAGVRGSRLPAGRDVAMRERQQLFDICAVDPHPARGARDAAALALLAGTGVRRGEAVALDLAHIDLGDGGVRVRGKGDKERRVYLVDGARRALEWWLSLRGSDPGPVLYRVLKGGHIRPKRLKPAAIGIIVERRVREAALLRRATPHDFRRTFTGDLLDAGADLAAAQALLGHASPTTTARYDRRGERARRKAAELVAVPFSVAPDVAPGGDGE, from the coding sequence GTGAGCGGCGGCGATGTCGCGACGTGGCTCGAGCGGATCGAGCTCGACCCGCCGCCGCTGGCTCCCCTGGCCGCGGTGCGGCCCGATCAGCACCCGGCATGGGTCTACCTCGCGTCGCTGTCGGAAGGCTCGCGACCGGCGATGCGGTCGGCGCTCGAGGCCGCCGCTGCGATCCTATCCGGTGGCGTGTTGGATGCAGGGCGATTCCCTTGGTCCGAGCTCCGCTATCCTCACCTCCAGTTGCTCCGCGCCAGGCTCGCCGAGAGGTATGCGCCCAAGACCACCAACCGCTACCTGAGTGCCGTCCGCGGCGTGCTCCGCGCAGCCTGGCGCCTCGGCTACATCGACACCGACACCCTGCACCGCGCCTGCGACGTCGCCGGCGTGCGCGGCAGTCGTCTACCGGCCGGGCGCGACGTGGCCATGCGCGAGCGCCAGCAGCTCTTCGACATCTGCGCCGTCGACCCCCATCCGGCGCGCGGTGCCCGCGACGCTGCGGCCCTCGCCCTGCTCGCGGGTACCGGAGTGCGACGCGGCGAAGCGGTGGCGCTCGACCTCGCCCACATCGATCTCGGCGACGGCGGCGTGCGCGTGCGCGGCAAAGGAGACAAGGAGCGGCGTGTCTACCTGGTCGACGGAGCACGGCGCGCGCTCGAGTGGTGGCTGAGTCTGCGGGGCTCCGATCCGGGCCCCGTTCTCTACCGGGTGCTCAAGGGCGGACACATCCGTCCGAAGCGTCTGAAGCCGGCCGCCATCGGCATCATCGTCGAACGCCGCGTGCGCGAGGCGGCGCTGTTGCGTCGGGCGACGCCGCACGACTTTCGGCGGACGTTCACGGGGGACCTGCTCGACGCGGGAGCAGACCTGGCCGCGGCCCAGGCGCTGCTCGGACATGCGTCACCAACCACGACGGCTCGCTACGACCGGCGTGGGGAGCGCGCTCGCCGTAAGGCGGCCGAGCTCGTGGCTGTCCCCTTTTCCGTGGCTCCCGACGTCGCGCCAGGGGGCGACGGGGAGTAA
- a CDS encoding DUF4263 domain-containing protein, translating into MISSPQTGARQAASHPEILQLAFGCHELHPETTLEWQYETDREDLRPDFMPVKMDGFADIVEFKLPWLKGKPVVGPATRTKPSAEVDTALAQIDEYEEWCAQDVNRRWLEEEKGIRVHAPMTYLVIGHQSEFTAEDRQRFRKRRNAIIVTYDEFVEMARHWSWVQ; encoded by the coding sequence ATGATATCGTCTCCGCAGACCGGCGCGAGGCAGGCGGCCTCGCACCCGGAGATCCTCCAGCTCGCGTTCGGTTGCCACGAGCTCCACCCCGAGACGACACTGGAATGGCAGTACGAAACGGACCGAGAGGATCTGCGGCCGGACTTCATGCCGGTGAAGATGGACGGCTTCGCCGACATCGTGGAGTTCAAGCTCCCGTGGCTCAAGGGCAAGCCCGTGGTGGGGCCGGCGACGCGCACGAAGCCCTCGGCCGAGGTCGACACGGCGCTCGCGCAGATCGACGAGTACGAGGAGTGGTGCGCGCAGGACGTCAACCGCCGCTGGCTCGAGGAGGAGAAGGGGATCCGGGTCCACGCGCCGATGACGTACCTCGTGATCGGGCACCAGAGCGAGTTCACGGCCGAGGACCGCCAGCGGTTCCGAAAGCGCCGAAACGCAATCATCGTTACCTACGATGAGTTCGTGGAGATGGCCCGGCACTGGTCGTGGGTTCAGTGA
- a CDS encoding ATP-binding protein gives MLRGPNRGSRFELGTETVIGRATECDVRVLDASISRRHARIVELPDGTCEVEDLGSRNGTWLDGMVVSRAPLAPGTRLDLGQQITLLFTCEDPLEHELRERQKMEAIGRMAAGIAHDFNNVVGAAQATLEHLEGILGPLPAEARECVTDLDLALERAVELTHALATLGRRGETPREAVRVAEVLEEVARLCLRTFRAEHPIQVEAANGLHVFGSQTELHQVLLNLCLNARDAMPDGGAVVMRAHQVADRAVISVNDTGVGMPPETLEHAFEPFFTTKALGHGTGLGLATVAELVRGMGGCVEVSSEPGRGTAFRIVLPAVEPPACLKSPEKKNASRMAASQGARVLIADDQELVRRSLERLLRAAGYEVLVARDGEHALRIYRTEERKPDLLLLDLDMPGLTGRDVVETLGGLAEPPLMVVISGYWDPTRRDELTRLGAAAYLAKPVSASALRRTVASLLRSAEASPLSRAEGAT, from the coding sequence GTGCTGCGGGGACCCAACCGCGGGAGCCGCTTCGAGCTGGGCACCGAGACGGTCATCGGGAGGGCCACCGAGTGCGACGTGCGGGTGCTCGACGCGTCGATCTCCCGGCGGCACGCGCGCATCGTCGAGCTACCGGACGGGACCTGTGAGGTCGAGGACCTGGGGAGCCGCAACGGGACCTGGTTGGATGGCATGGTGGTCAGCCGGGCGCCGCTGGCACCGGGGACCCGCTTGGACCTGGGCCAGCAGATCACGCTCCTCTTCACCTGCGAGGATCCGCTCGAGCACGAGCTGCGCGAGCGACAGAAGATGGAGGCAATCGGGCGCATGGCCGCCGGCATCGCCCACGACTTCAACAACGTGGTCGGCGCGGCACAGGCCACGCTTGAGCACCTGGAGGGGATCCTCGGGCCGCTCCCGGCCGAGGCGCGCGAGTGCGTGACCGACCTCGACCTGGCCCTCGAGCGCGCAGTCGAACTGACCCACGCCCTGGCCACGCTCGGCCGGCGCGGCGAGACGCCGCGAGAGGCGGTACGGGTGGCCGAGGTCCTTGAGGAGGTCGCCCGGCTCTGCCTCCGCACCTTCAGAGCAGAGCACCCCATCCAGGTGGAGGCGGCGAACGGGCTACACGTCTTCGGCAGCCAGACCGAGTTGCATCAGGTGCTGCTCAACCTCTGCCTCAACGCGCGCGACGCGATGCCCGACGGTGGTGCGGTCGTGATGCGCGCCCACCAGGTCGCGGACCGGGCCGTGATCTCGGTGAACGACACAGGCGTGGGCATGCCGCCCGAGACGCTCGAACACGCCTTCGAACCGTTCTTCACCACCAAGGCGCTCGGGCACGGCACCGGGCTCGGGCTCGCGACGGTGGCGGAACTGGTGCGCGGCATGGGCGGCTGCGTCGAGGTGAGCAGCGAGCCCGGCCGAGGCACGGCATTCCGCATCGTGCTCCCGGCGGTCGAGCCGCCGGCCTGCCTGAAGAGTCCGGAGAAGAAGAACGCCTCGCGAATGGCCGCGTCCCAGGGCGCGCGAGTCCTCATCGCCGACGATCAGGAACTGGTGCGCCGGAGCCTCGAGCGGTTGCTCCGGGCCGCAGGCTATGAGGTACTCGTCGCGCGCGACGGAGAGCACGCCCTGCGCATCTATCGGACGGAGGAGCGTAAGCCGGATCTGCTGCTGCTCGACCTGGACATGCCGGGGCTGACCGGGCGTGACGTGGTCGAGACCCTCGGAGGACTCGCCGAGCCGCCGCTGATGGTGGTGATCTCGGGGTACTGGGATCCCACCCGCCGCGATGAGCTGACTCGACTCGGCGCCGCCGCCTACCTGGCCAAGCCGGTCTCGGCTAGCGCGCTCCGGCGGACGGTGGCGTCCCTGCTGCGCAGCGCCGAGGCGTCGCCGCTTTCTCGCGCCGAGGGCGCGACCTGA
- a CDS encoding MerR family DNA-binding protein → MTETSTLKIGELARAADVGVETIRYYERRGLLAQPPRRTSGYRQYPPRAVRRVRFIRRAQALGFTLKEIEDLLALRVDDDRSCADVRALARAKLEDIERRVAELPQGWPEA, encoded by the coding sequence GTGACCGAAACGAGCACGCTGAAGATCGGGGAGCTGGCCCGCGCCGCGGACGTGGGCGTCGAGACGATCCGATACTACGAACGGCGCGGCCTGCTCGCTCAGCCCCCACGACGGACGTCCGGCTACCGGCAGTACCCCCCGCGGGCCGTGCGACGCGTGCGGTTCATCCGCCGCGCGCAAGCCCTCGGCTTCACGCTCAAGGAGATCGAGGATCTGCTCGCGCTTCGCGTCGACGACGACCGCTCGTGCGCAGACGTCCGCGCGCTCGCGCGGGCGAAGCTCGAGGACATCGAGCGGCGTGTCGCAGAGCTCCCGCAGGGCTGGCCGGAGGCATAG
- a CDS encoding Tn3 family transposase, translating into MLGRVVKTTFILRYIHDAAVRDRIHLQLNRAESRHALARRLFFANQGSFRTGDYAEIMNKVSALSVLSNSVLLWNTKQLERVVGALEGGDSKPVDRDDLARISPLLHAHVIPSGTYRFADV; encoded by the coding sequence ATGCTCGGGCGCGTCGTGAAGACCACCTTCATCCTCCGCTACATCCACGACGCCGCGGTGCGGGACCGAATCCACCTCCAGCTCAACCGGGCCGAGTCGCGGCATGCGCTCGCTCGGCGCCTCTTCTTCGCGAACCAGGGTTCGTTCCGGACCGGGGACTACGCCGAGATCATGAACAAGGTCAGCGCCCTGAGCGTGCTCTCGAACAGCGTTCTGCTCTGGAACACGAAGCAGCTCGAGCGCGTGGTCGGCGCGCTCGAGGGCGGCGACAGCAAGCCCGTGGATCGAGATGACCTCGCGCGCATCTCGCCCTTGCTCCACGCCCACGTGATCCCGAGTGGCACGTACCGGTTCGCCGACGTGTGA